AGAGACGATGTGGGTTGATCCATGAACGGCGACCATGGGCAATGGGGATCTTTCAGACAGATAACGACAGAGCTTCGGGAGATCGGGCGATTGCCTACCAGCTTCAAATATTGGTTCCCGATCCATGTATCGCACCTATTCGTTTTGATCGGGCTCGTCTGGGATTTCGTGAAGGCCCTGAATGCCAGGTTTGATTGGTTCCGGGATGCCGGTGATAAGGCCGTGATAGCCCATCAGGCGTTCGCCGATCCTAAAGCCCTGGGAAGTAATCTCGTACTCGCAAATATCTTTACTGTGGTCTCCCGCCCGCATTTTCACCACCATTAAAACTTTGCGAAGCTGTCCATTAATCTCGACATAGCGTAATCGAATGATGTCGTCGCTCAGAAAAGAAATCGAATAAGGGCTGAGTGCCAGCTCGGTGAAAGTTTCAGCTACTTCAACAGTACTCACAATCGTGACCCCGACCCGAGTCAATGCGCCGATCATCCGATAAAGCGACTCCCGAAAATCGGTTCGAAACGCGGGAGCGAGCGCCATCTCGAAGCCCGCGAGAGAATCGATGACTACTCTTTTTGCACCCGTCTTTTCCACCGCGTCGAGAATCTCTCGCATCGTCTCGTCAACCGATAAATCGAGCGGTCGCAGGTAAATGATGTTCAGCTTGCCCTCCTGCTGAAACTTATCGAAATCCATGCCGAGATTAGCGGCTCGCCCCGCATATTCCTCTGGACGTTCCTCGAAGATTGCGACGATTCCCGGCTCCCCCCGGCGGAGTCCTTCCGCAATGAACTGGGTGGCCAATACAGACTTTCCCGATCCCGATGGCCCCGCGATTAGCAGACTGTCCCCTTCGGGAATTCCGCCTTGAAGCAAGGCATCCAACTGGGCAATTCCGCAAGGAAGCCGCCTGCGATTGCGGGCTTTGACGGCTCGACCGGTCAGACCGAAAGTGCGAGGAAAAGCTTGCAAACCATCGTTAGTGATACGGAAAGTATGAAGGCCGGGGACCGAGGTCTGACCACGCAGTTTCATAACTTGAAGTTTCCGGACGATGGAGTTTCGTTCGACCTGCTGGAACAGCCAGTACAGACCATCGGCCACGGTGAACACGGGGTTATCCCGAATTTCCCCATCGGTGTACTCGCCGATGAGAAAAGTCGTTGCCTGCCAGCTGGTGAGGTGCAGTGCAAGCCGCTGTATGAACCCTTGAAGTTCCAATTCCGCCGTGCCTCCTTGAGCTCTTCGGATTACGGTTCGGAAGGAATCCACTACCACCAGGCCGGGGCTGGCTGCCTCGACTTCCTTGACGATTTCCTGCAATACCGCATTAAGATCTTTTTCCAGAACGACATGGCTCAGATTGATGAACCGTACGGCCGAGTTGAGTTTAGCGGGGTCGAAAAAGTTGAACTGCTGCTGGTATCGCAGCATCTTGATGGCCGGTTCGCCCAGTACCGTGAAGTAGAGAGCCGGGCGCTCCGGAGTCGCGTTCGCGAATATGACCTGGTGCGCGAGAGTGGTCTTACCGCAGCCGGGCGCGCCAGCAATGATGTTGAACGAATACTCGGGCAATCCCCCACCGAGAATTTCATCCAGACCCGGAACACCGGTAGGAATTTTTCGGATGATTACTTTATCGTCGGCGTTCATAAACCCTCATCACTTGCGAAGTCTATTCCGATCATCGAGGCGCTCGGCCACGCGTCGCGCACCAGTTGAAGCGTGAGCGGTTCACCGATGAATGTCACCAGTAGCCCCAGCAAATGCGCCAAGACCACAATCTCTCCTTTGCCGTCATCCATCCGATCTTGTTCCGGGCAATCGAGTTTCTTTAAGGAACCATCCTCCAGCACGCTTATCGAGACTAGTGAGGGGAGTTCCGCTTTGGCCATTACCAGCGCCCGCGACATGAGGGAGCGAAAACCGGCTATACCGGCAAGTTTCGATAGTGGCAGGCGCAATCGATCGTAAACTCGCATCGCGTCGCCACTGTTCGTAACGGGCGAATCTTCGCGCGCCGCTTCTAGGACGATTAATCGCCGAGCCAGATTTCGGATGCTGGGTGAAACTATACTCATCACTCGACGAACTCTTAACTCGTGTCGGATCGAAACTGCGAATCCCTAACTCTTGGGTCGGGTACGACAGACCAGTTTTAACCCAACTTCATGACTCTCGAATTAGTACTCGATCCGAACTGCGGGTGGATGACCTGGAGTAGGACTCGTCCTTGAACTTTTTGGACTGAGGATAATTCCACCTCCTTAAATATAGTAAAATTGGCGGAATTCAGTCGGACAAACTCCACGCGATCTGCAAATAGCAGGCCTATATGCCGGTTCCCAGCATCGATTAATAGCGTTCCCAGTAATTTTTTTTGAATGCAATTGGAAGACCATCTCGCGTTCGGCCGGTGAGTGTGGAAGATCCGGCATCCCTCAGTCGATTAACTTCGGGTCGTCGATTTTAATGCGGAATCTAACGAATTATTTCGGCGGTCGACAGAATTTGAACGCGAATTTGATATTCAGGCCTCGAGGCTTTGATCCTTCGCCGCGGATAAGCGTCCGATAGACTGATTCCAATATCTAGACACGGAGGCACTTTCTGGGATACTCCAAAAGATCGTTGAAGATTGGCGAATCGCTACCTCTGTTTAACGGAGCCTATCGATGCATGCCAACTTGACGATCACTCCAGAAATGTAACAAATTTCCAGGTTATTCTAATCCCCAAAAGTGGCCGGCCTCACCCTGAGGCGTCGTCGAATCAGACGCTTCTCTCACTGTCGAGCTTTAGCAGGGAATTAGTCGGTCTTCCTTCCGCGAAGAGCCTTACTCTTTCCGACAAGATGAAAAATGTGGGTGCCCAGAGGCCGATAAAAATACCAAATCGCTCCCCATGCGCCACGTCGGGCTCTTTGGCTAAAAACCAAACGGCTATCGCGCCGAAGATCGATAAGAAGCCTGCCAAAAAACAGAATAGACTGATGGTTTTCAACGATTCGCCCTCCAGTTATTAGTACTCAATAAAACAAAATATTAGAAACTTCGGATACCCATCAATTCCATCTTGGGATTCAAAAGTATTTAATTCATCCGATTTGAATTTATTAGATCTGATCGGTTATAGATAATATTCGGTCGGAAACACTATGCGGATAATCGATCGAAATTGAGCGAATTCCACGTACTCTCCTATTGGGGGAGTATCGTGGAATTCGCTCTTTCACAACGACAGATTATTCGATCTGCAATGCATCGAGAAAATTAATCTTTGGGCATCAAAACCGTGTCGATTACATGGATCACGCCATTAGTGGCCACGAGGTCGGTCTTTGTGACTTTGGCATCACCGAGCATCACCGATTTGCCTTCGACTTTAATTGGGAAAGTATTGACTTCTTTGCCGCCCATTTCCATAACATCGGCAGCCATGACTTTCTTTCCGACAACAACGTGAGCAAGCAAAACCTTTTTCAACTTTTCCTTGTCCGCCAGTAGTGCGTCCAACTTCACTTGACCGATCTTTTCGAAGGCCGCGTTTGAGGGAGCAAATACCGTATAAGGGCCTTTTTCGCGCAGAAGATCGTCCAAACCTGCGGCCTTGAGAGCAGTCACGAGTGTGCTCAGATTCTTGTGAGCAATCGCGGTATCGACAATATTCGCTTCGGCCTTAGCATCTTCCGCACGACTCGTGGAGCCGAAAACGGCAGTGGCTAATCCAAAACAGAAAGTCAAAAAATTGAGTCGCATTTTCATCCTAAAATCTCCCTGTAGACTTTTTGTGCCCGAAACAGATTGCGAGCTAACGGACTAATGCTAGACCGCCGGGAGTTACCAATAGTAACCTATTCTGTATGGGAGTCTCTTTTACGCGTTTCACCTACAGGGTTGTGGGGGTCTCAAACGGCTCCCCGGTGGAGACGGCGTGCCGCCAGGAAACCCGACTTGCTAACACGTCGTCCGGGTGGACCACCTGTTCCCATCCGGCTCCGAGGGTGACGCCCGCAGGAAGCCCGGTATACTCAAGGATTCGGCGATTGTGGTAAGTGGTTCCACCGTCAGGATCAGCGAGCCAAACCATGTGGGGCATGGCGTCGGCGATGTCCTCAAAAACGTGGCCGTCCGCTGGCGCTTCGCGCGTCAATACTGCCATCGCGTTGCTCCTTGATTTGCCACGGTGCGCCAGGCTCGCTGATGATCCGTGCAATCGAATTTGGGTGATAAAAAAACTATACAGAAGTAGTCAAGCGTTCGCTTGAATATTTCAGGCTGTACTGACCTGCGACCAGGGTTCGATTCTCGATTGGGCTCACGCAGACGGGAGGGGATAATCCAAATGTGGGAATCACGTCATCTGAGAGTCGTCCGTGACTTCGTCCTGGCGGTCTTGAGGTTGATTCTTAGCGTAACCAACCTGCTCAAACTTTTTGCATGAGTGGTTCAAAACTCATCTCAGGGTTACGCGCTGCCCCTTTTACTTACTGCCCGATCCCTTGAGTTCTAGCCAGGTATTGGCCGGCGCTCCACGCTCGCCGAGAACTTCCAATTTCACCATGCCTCCCAGTGGAGCGTCCTTACTCGTCCATAGTTTATTGTGAGTGGTGTAAATGCCGCTTGTGGTCTTAGATTTCAACAGAGTACATTCGAATTGTTTGGTTCCGAGCTTGACCTTCTCTTGGGTCTCTTCCCCTTTCTCGAGCTTGACACCCGAATAGTCTTTAAGGCCCAGCAACCAGATCGGATCATAAGGTTTGGTCAAATCGATTCTCTCTTCCCGAGGAAGACTTTTCTGGCCGTCGAGTGTTATGACGGTAGAGATTGTGACCTCCTTGTCCGTCTTGGCAGTGACTGTGGTTTTGCTGTCACCGACGCTTTTGATCGTGCCCCTTTCCATGGTCATCGTAAAGATCACCCAGTCCCCTTCCTTGACTTTCCTGAACGGGTTGTTATCGTCGGCGGGGCGAACGATACTCGTCATTCCCAACATAAGGGCGAAAGCGAAGAGAAAATGTTTCATGGACTTGCTCCAAATAAAAAGAGGGAAAATCCCGGGACTGTAAGTGATAAATGCTACCCTTTGAATTAAACGACTTCAACGATGTAAAGTTGTTAATTTTGAATCACTAACGCCTGAAAATTTAATCACTTCAAAGGAATGAGGATCGAGGAGGCTTCTTTGGACACAAGCAAATATCTCTCGATCATTCCTCTCAAACCGAAGTCGTGCGTAATTCCGCTGGACAATGGAATTTTTGCAGCGAACGGCCCCTATAGATCCCGCGTCGGCCAACGAACGTTGGTGCAACTCTGCTACCTGCACGCGGCGTGTCGGTCCGAGCTTCGCCTTCTTGGGTTTTTCCTCTTCGGTCTTGAAGTCAAAGGCGACCGCCCCCGAGCTTTTGCAGGCCATCGCACCGGCGAGGACGCCCCCGACCAGTATGAGCCGCATCTAACGGTGCATCAACTTAACGGAATAACTCTTAGGAATTAGTTCTCACTTATGAGGGCACGGACACAGATGAGTTCGGTTCCGGTGCGGACGAAGAACGTGCCGTCCACCACAGCCACGCCGTAGACCACGTCACCGACCGCCGAGTACCGAGTGGCTTCGAGTTCCTCCTTCGGCAGGGGTGGGCCACATCCCGGCCCCTTGCCCTCGGGCGGCTTGGGCAAGATTGCGGCGGCTTTCTCCTTGGCGGCGTCGCGGCGCTGGGCGAAATCAGCGGCGGACCAGAAGCGGTTGGACGCGACCTCTCGAAGTCGGGGCCGGCTTTGATGACGGTGGTCACGCCGTCCTTGCCGAAGAAGAAGACTTGGTCGCCGGCCCCGATTGGAGTCACCCAACATTGGTTGTCAAGCCTCTCAGCTTATAGCTCTTCGCCAGTCTGCAGATCGACGCAATGCACGAGACCGGACTTGGTGTCGAAGTAGGCGTGGCCCTTGTAAACGAGCGGGCTGGCGTGCTGATAGATAGCCTTCTTCCCGTCCCACACCGGCTCGAGCGAAATCCTATCGCCCTTGACCGTGAGGCGAACGCAGCAGTTCGACTTGACGGACGCGGCGAGGTCTGACTTCATCCGGCTCTCACCAGCCCCGATCACAACGAGGTCGCCGGCCACCGCCGGGGACGAGATGTTATTCCCTACGAAGCCGTCGAGGGTGGCATCTTCCTTCCCAGTCGCCGCGTCATAAACGTCGAGGGAACCGCTGCTGCTGACGAGGACCGCGGACTTGCCGTCGATCTTAGTGACGACCGGCGAAGTCCACGAAGGGCGACTCTTTCGGTCGGCTTTCCACAAGTTCTTGTCAGTTATCTTGTCCAGCGCGACGAGATACGATGGCCCGAGGTCGTCGATCAGGATCACGGCTGCATTGTTCGTTTGTGTGGGCGAACTGCCTACCCCGTGGTTGTTCTTGAACGCACCGTAGTCCTTCCGGGCAGCGGCGTGCGCCACGCCAGCTTCTCGGTCGGCTACCAAATGAGCGGAAGGAATTTGACGATTGACTTTGGCGAATCTAAAGAAACTGCAACCGCGGACTGCTCCTAGGGGCTCAGCAACTCCTAAGCTCGACTGTTATTTCGGTAATTTTCGATAAACCATATATAATAAAGTTATACCCACGAGGTCCTCCCATGAGCAGCCTAGCATGGATACTGATTTACTGCTTTAGCATTTTGCTTTTCTCTCTGCTCGGCGGTTTCTTGCCGTTGCTTCGCCGTCCAACTCATACCCGCTTGCAGATGTATCTCAGCCTATCCGCAGGGCGGCGAAAACGCCATAGGGGATGCCGTTAACAGGAACAAGCGAGACTTCCTGGAAGCTATCTGTGCTATGTCCCGGTTCCATTCCAAC
The genomic region above belongs to Telmatocola sphagniphila and contains:
- a CDS encoding outer membrane protein assembly factor BamB family protein — its product is MAHAAARKDYGAFKNNHGVGSSPTQTNNAAVILIDDLGPSYLVALDKITDKNLWKADRKSRPSWTSPVVTKIDGKSAVLVSSSGSLDVYDAATGKEDATLDGFVGNNISSPAVAGDLVVIGAGESRMKSDLAASVKSNCCVRLTVKGDRISLEPVWDGKKAIYQHASPLVYKGHAYFDTKSGLVHCVDLQTGEEL
- a CDS encoding ATPase domain-containing protein is translated as MNADDKVIIRKIPTGVPGLDEILGGGLPEYSFNIIAGAPGCGKTTLAHQVIFANATPERPALYFTVLGEPAIKMLRYQQQFNFFDPAKLNSAVRFINLSHVVLEKDLNAVLQEIVKEVEAASPGLVVVDSFRTVIRRAQGGTAELELQGFIQRLALHLTSWQATTFLIGEYTDGEIRDNPVFTVADGLYWLFQQVERNSIVRKLQVMKLRGQTSVPGLHTFRITNDGLQAFPRTFGLTGRAVKARNRRRLPCGIAQLDALLQGGIPEGDSLLIAGPSGSGKSVLATQFIAEGLRRGEPGIVAIFEERPEEYAGRAANLGMDFDKFQQEGKLNIIYLRPLDLSVDETMREILDAVEKTGAKRVVIDSLAGFEMALAPAFRTDFRESLYRMIGALTRVGVTIVSTVEVAETFTELALSPYSISFLSDDIIRLRYVEINGQLRKVLMVVKMRAGDHSKDICEYEITSQGFRIGERLMGYHGLITGIPEPIKPGIQGLHEIPDEPDQNE
- a CDS encoding fasciclin domain-containing protein; translated protein: MKMRLNFLTFCFGLATAVFGSTSRAEDAKAEANIVDTAIAHKNLSTLVTALKAAGLDDLLREKGPYTVFAPSNAAFEKIGQVKLDALLADKEKLKKVLLAHVVVGKKVMAADVMEMGGKEVNTFPIKVEGKSVMLGDAKVTKTDLVATNGVIHVIDTVLMPKD
- a CDS encoding PAS domain-containing protein, yielding MAVLTREAPADGHVFEDIADAMPHMVWLADPDGGTTYHNRRILEYTGLPAGVTLGAGWEQVVHPDDVLASRVSWRHAVSTGEPFETPTTL